From the genome of Pseudomonadota bacterium, one region includes:
- the lysA gene encoding diaminopimelate decarboxylase: protein MDHFIYQGNELYCEKVPVKKIVQKIGTPLYIYSYATLKRHFTAFNDAFKGVNRLVCFSAKANTNLAILKLFSKLGGGLDIVSGGELYKGLKAGFSSNKIVYSGVGKRIDEIDYALKTGILMFNVESLEELEIINQRAGLLKKKAPVAIRVNPDVDPKTHPYISTGMKKNKFGINIESAMEAYKIAAKLKNVKVIGLDCHIGSQITETGPFKDALRSLKVMIKDLADLGINIKHLDLGGGLGITYNDEEPPNPVEYANAIKEVIGDTKIKLIFEPGRVIVGNAGVLVTKVLYRKSTGVKEFVIVDAGMNDLVRPSLYEAYHAIKPVEKSDKEEIKADVVGPICESGDFLALDRSIQKVEQGDLLAVMSSGAYGYVMSSNYCSRLKIPEVMVNGDQFQVTRKRQKYEDLTRGEVIPSFL from the coding sequence ATGGATCATTTTATTTATCAAGGCAATGAATTGTATTGTGAGAAAGTGCCTGTAAAAAAGATTGTGCAAAAAATAGGGACACCTTTATATATTTACAGTTATGCCACATTAAAACGTCATTTTACGGCTTTTAACGATGCGTTTAAGGGTGTAAATCGTTTAGTATGTTTTTCCGCAAAGGCAAACACCAACCTTGCGATATTGAAATTGTTTTCAAAGCTTGGTGGAGGCCTTGATATCGTTTCAGGAGGAGAACTTTACAAAGGATTAAAGGCCGGGTTTTCTTCAAACAAGATAGTATATTCGGGTGTGGGAAAAAGAATTGACGAAATTGACTATGCTCTTAAAACGGGCATACTTATGTTTAATGTTGAATCCCTTGAAGAGCTTGAAATTATTAACCAGAGAGCAGGGTTGCTTAAGAAAAAAGCGCCTGTTGCAATAAGGGTTAATCCTGATGTTGATCCAAAGACTCATCCGTATATTTCAACAGGTATGAAGAAGAATAAGTTTGGGATAAATATCGAATCGGCTATGGAAGCATATAAGATTGCAGCCAAACTTAAAAATGTTAAGGTAATAGGTCTTGACTGTCATATAGGTTCACAGATTACGGAAACAGGCCCTTTTAAGGATGCCTTGCGTAGTTTGAAGGTTATGATAAAAGACCTTGCGGATTTGGGTATTAATATAAAGCATCTGGATTTGGGAGGGGGGCTTGGAATAACATATAATGATGAAGAACCTCCAAATCCGGTAGAATATGCAAATGCGATAAAGGAAGTTATTGGTGATACCAAAATCAAGCTGATTTTTGAGCCCGGAAGAGTAATTGTAGGAAATGCCGGAGTACTTGTAACAAAAGTACTTTACAGAAAATCAACGGGTGTTAAGGAATTTGTCATTGTTGATGCAGGAATGAATGATCTGGTCAGGCCATCTTTATATGAAGCTTACCATGCTATCAAGCCTGTGGAAAAATCAGATAAGGAAGAGATTAAAGCTGATGTTGTAGGGCCTATTTGTGAAAGCGGTGATTTTCTGGCTCTTGACCGCAGCATACAAAAAGTTGAGCAGGGAGATTTGCTGGCTGTTATGAGTTCAGGGGCATATGGATATGTTATGTCATCAAATTATTGTTCAAGGCTTAAGATTCCGGAAGTCATGGTAAATGGCGATCAATTCCAGGTTACAAGAAAACGGCAGAAATACGAAGATCTTACTAGGGGCGAAGTCATCCCCTCTTTTTTATAA
- the dapF gene encoding diaminopimelate epimerase gives MENITFFKMSGSGNDFIIIDNRNNVVEVKDLKSFITKVCARRMSVGADGFILIENDDSADFKWQFFNSDGSRAEMCGNGARCAARFAYMNKIAGPDMSFVTDAGIVHARVLDGRVKVNMMEPSVCKYDYQIQLKDGPITVSSLNTGVPHVVIIADDLENIDVVNIGREIRFHENYAPAGTNVNFISGIKDKTIYIRTYERGVEDETLACGTGSIASALVVAYKNKIESPVNVITRSKGVLAIHYKQDNGRFYDIYLEGDARVIYKGELGKDAWQY, from the coding sequence ATGGAAAATATTACTTTCTTTAAGATGAGCGGAAGCGGCAACGATTTTATTATAATTGACAACAGAAACAATGTGGTTGAGGTAAAAGATCTGAAGTCATTTATAACAAAGGTTTGTGCGCGAAGAATGTCTGTGGGTGCCGATGGTTTTATACTGATTGAAAATGATGATTCGGCTGATTTTAAATGGCAATTTTTTAATTCGGATGGCAGCAGAGCGGAGATGTGCGGAAACGGTGCAAGATGTGCGGCACGGTTTGCTTACATGAATAAGATTGCAGGCCCTGATATGTCTTTTGTAACCGATGCCGGTATTGTTCATGCCAGGGTACTTGACGGCAGGGTAAAAGTAAACATGATGGAGCCTTCCGTTTGTAAATATGATTATCAGATTCAGCTTAAAGACGGCCCGATTACGGTTTCAAGCTTAAATACAGGTGTTCCTCATGTAGTTATAATAGCAGATGATCTGGAAAATATTGATGTTGTCAATATCGGCAGGGAGATAAGGTTTCATGAAAACTATGCTCCTGCCGGAACAAATGTGAATTTTATATCCGGGATAAAAGACAAGACAATATATATAAGAACGTATGAAAGAGGCGTTGAAGATGAAACTCTTGCCTGCGGCACAGGTTCAATTGCATCAGCACTTGTTGTAGCGTATAAAAACAAGATTGAATCTCCGGTAAATGTAATAACAAGAAGTAAAGGAGTTCTTGCTATTCATTACAAACAGGATAATGGAAGATTTTATGATATTTATCTTGAAGGTGATGCCAGGGTCATATACAAAGGGGAGTTGGGGAAAGATGCCTGGCAATACTAA
- a CDS encoding argininosuccinate synthase, whose protein sequence is MSDKVKKVVLAYSGGLDTSVILKWLIETYQCEVITFSADLGQEEELDYIDEKAKNTGAVKVYIDDLKETFAKDYVFPAFRANAIYEGMYLLGTSLARPLIAKRQMEIAKIEGADAVSHGSTGKGNDQVRFELGYLAHDPGIKIIAPWREWNLGSRTLLMEYAKKHGIPVPTTQAKPYSSDRNLLHISYEGGVLEDPWNAPPEDMFTLSVSPKNAPDKPEIIEITFDKGNPVAINGEKLSPAKLLKELNRLGGKHGIGRMDLVENRFVGMKSRGVYETPGGTILRAAHMAIESITMDREVMHLRDSLIPKYAELVYNGFWFSPEMKILQSMIDETQKYVSGTVRIELYKGNCTILGRKSDESLYSHDFATFEQDSVYSQKDAEGFIRLNALRLRIQSLKKRVIT, encoded by the coding sequence GTGTCGGATAAAGTTAAAAAGGTTGTTCTGGCCTATTCGGGCGGATTGGATACTTCAGTTATTTTAAAATGGCTTATTGAAACATATCAATGCGAAGTAATAACTTTTTCCGCTGATTTGGGACAGGAAGAAGAACTCGACTATATTGATGAAAAAGCAAAAAATACCGGTGCGGTTAAAGTATATATTGATGATCTTAAAGAAACATTTGCAAAAGACTATGTTTTCCCGGCGTTTCGTGCAAATGCAATTTATGAAGGCATGTATCTTTTGGGAACATCGCTTGCAAGACCCCTTATCGCAAAACGTCAGATGGAGATTGCGAAAATTGAAGGAGCCGATGCGGTAAGCCATGGATCTACAGGAAAGGGTAATGATCAGGTCAGGTTTGAGTTAGGCTATCTTGCACATGATCCTGGCATTAAAATTATTGCCCCCTGGCGTGAATGGAATCTGGGTTCAAGAACTCTTCTTATGGAATATGCAAAAAAGCATGGTATACCGGTTCCGACCACACAGGCAAAACCTTACAGCTCTGACAGGAATCTTCTTCATATAAGCTATGAGGGAGGAGTGCTTGAAGATCCATGGAATGCACCGCCGGAAGATATGTTTACCCTTTCAGTATCACCAAAAAATGCTCCTGACAAACCGGAAATTATAGAGATAACTTTTGATAAAGGAAACCCGGTTGCTATTAATGGAGAAAAATTGTCTCCTGCAAAGCTTTTGAAAGAGCTTAACAGGCTTGGAGGAAAACACGGCATAGGAAGAATGGATCTGGTTGAAAACAGATTTGTGGGCATGAAATCGCGGGGAGTTTATGAAACACCCGGAGGCACAATACTAAGAGCAGCGCATATGGCTATTGAATCAATAACCATGGATAGAGAAGTAATGCATCTTCGGGATTCTCTGATTCCCAAGTATGCAGAACTTGTTTATAATGGTTTCTGGTTTTCGCCTGAAATGAAAATTCTACAGAGCATGATAGATGAAACACAAAAATATGTTTCCGGCACGGTTCGTATTGAGCTTTACAAAGGAAACTGTACTATTCTTGGCAGAAAATCGGATGAGTCATTATACAGCCATGATTTTGCTACTTTTGAACAAGATAGTGTGTATAGTCAGAAAGACGCTGAAGGTTTTATAAGACTTAATGCTTTGCGTTTAAGAATTCAGAGCCTGAAAAAAAGGGTTATTACATAA
- the hslV gene encoding ATP-dependent protease subunit HslV: MMNFHGTTILAVRHKGKIAVAGDGQVTLNNTVVKHTAKKVRRIYNDTIIVGFAGATADALNLSERLEEKLERYNGNLTRSAVELAKDWRTDKYLRRLEALMIAVDSTRIFLISGNGDVIEPDEGVIGIGSGGIGAQAAATALVKNSGLSAKEIVEESMKIASSLCVFTNEKITIEEL; the protein is encoded by the coding sequence ATCATGAATTTCCATGGAACGACAATTCTTGCTGTCAGGCATAAAGGGAAAATAGCAGTTGCAGGTGACGGTCAGGTGACTCTTAATAATACTGTTGTTAAACACACGGCTAAAAAAGTAAGAAGGATATACAATGATACCATTATAGTAGGATTTGCAGGAGCTACTGCCGATGCCTTAAACCTTTCGGAACGTCTTGAAGAAAAACTTGAAAGATATAACGGCAATCTTACAAGAAGCGCTGTTGAACTTGCGAAAGATTGGCGTACTGATAAGTATTTAAGACGTCTTGAGGCGCTCATGATAGCAGTTGATAGCACCAGAATTTTTCTTATTTCAGGAAACGGGGATGTTATAGAACCTGATGAAGGTGTAATCGGCATAGGGTCAGGAGGGATTGGAGCGCAGGCTGCAGCTACTGCTTTAGTCAAAAACTCCGGTCTTAGTGCAAAAGAAATTGTTGAAGAATCGATGAAAATAGCTTCATCTCTTTGCGTGTTTACAAACGAAAAAATAACTATAGAAGAACTTTGA
- the argF gene encoding ornithine carbamoyltransferase: MKKDIISILDLTKRDIDYLLNRAIELKEKQKKGDSYSPFAGKTLGLIFDKPSTRTRISFEAAMIQLGGTPLFISSKDTQISRDEPVRDTARVLSRYIDCLAIRTYSQSLLEEFAQFSSIPVINALTDLYHPCQVLSDIMTVMEKKGKYKKIKIAWIGDGNNVAHSWINAAATLGLNLVLACPKGYLPDEKILKRALDRGRGEIYLTSDPVEAAKGADVLYTDVWASMGQEEEQKARKLAFKPYTLSSKLLQHAAEDAIVMHCLPAHREEEITEEVLEGPKSVVWDQSENKLHMTKAILEVLISGKSTS; encoded by the coding sequence TTGAAAAAAGATATAATATCCATATTGGATTTAACAAAACGAGATATTGATTATTTATTAAATCGCGCAATTGAACTTAAAGAAAAGCAGAAAAAAGGGGATTCGTACAGTCCTTTCGCAGGCAAGACTCTTGGTTTGATATTTGATAAGCCATCAACTCGAACAAGGATATCTTTTGAAGCTGCAATGATTCAGCTTGGTGGAACCCCCCTTTTTATAAGCTCCAAAGATACGCAGATTTCAAGAGATGAACCGGTAAGAGATACGGCAAGAGTGCTTTCAAGATATATTGATTGCCTTGCAATAAGAACATATTCCCAGAGTCTGCTTGAAGAGTTTGCACAATTTTCTTCAATACCGGTAATAAATGCTTTAACTGATTTATATCATCCTTGCCAGGTATTAAGCGACATAATGACTGTAATGGAGAAAAAAGGGAAATATAAAAAAATTAAAATAGCATGGATTGGTGACGGAAATAATGTTGCACATTCATGGATTAATGCAGCTGCAACATTAGGGCTTAACCTTGTTCTTGCATGTCCTAAAGGATATTTACCTGACGAAAAAATATTAAAACGAGCGCTTGACAGAGGACGTGGAGAAATTTACTTAACATCAGATCCTGTTGAAGCCGCAAAAGGTGCGGATGTTTTATATACCGATGTCTGGGCGAGCATGGGGCAGGAAGAAGAACAGAAAGCAAGAAAGCTTGCCTTTAAACCATATACGCTAAGCAGCAAACTTCTTCAGCATGCAGCAGAAGATGCTATTGTTATGCATTGTCTTCCCGCACACAGAGAAGAAGAGATCACGGAAGAAGTTCTTGAAGGCCCTAAATCAGTTGTCTGGGATCAGTCGGAAAATAAGCTGCATATGACAAAAGCTATTCTTGAAGTATTAATAAGTGGCAAATCGACTTCTTGA
- a CDS encoding acetylornithine transaminase, which produces MKNDIIEKAEKVIANTYKRPSIVIEKGKGCKVWDTDGKSYIDFVAGVAVCSLGHAHPRVVKALCKQADILFHVSNLYYTVPQVELAAWLVENSFADKVFFCNSGAEANEAAIKLARKYFSDTCKKERFKIISMERSFHGRTMATLSATGQLKVKKGYDPILDGFDFVPFNDIDALANKIDDSTCAVLLEPIQGEGGVRCPAPDYLKKVRDLCDKTGSLLIFDEIQTGIGRTGKLFAYQHFGVEPDIMTLAKALGNGLPIGAMLAKDFVASAFVHGSHASTFGGTPVVTSAALEVLKVIFEEKILEHCERIGAYFMERLKWLKGRHNSIKELRGMGLMLAVELDAEGEKVVNECRERGFLVNCIQDKIIRFIPPLVISKEEIDALILCLDDIL; this is translated from the coding sequence ATGAAAAACGATATTATTGAAAAAGCCGAAAAGGTTATTGCAAATACTTATAAAAGGCCTTCTATTGTAATTGAGAAGGGTAAGGGTTGCAAAGTCTGGGATACCGATGGAAAATCTTATATCGATTTTGTGGCAGGTGTTGCTGTATGCAGTTTAGGCCATGCTCATCCAAGGGTAGTAAAAGCGTTATGCAAACAGGCTGATATACTTTTTCACGTATCAAACCTTTACTATACTGTTCCACAGGTGGAACTTGCCGCATGGCTTGTAGAAAACAGTTTTGCAGACAAGGTTTTTTTCTGTAACAGCGGAGCTGAAGCAAATGAGGCAGCAATAAAACTGGCACGAAAATATTTCAGTGACACATGCAAAAAAGAAAGATTTAAAATAATTTCTATGGAGAGATCTTTTCATGGCCGGACAATGGCGACTTTATCTGCTACCGGGCAGCTTAAGGTAAAAAAAGGATATGATCCTATTCTAGATGGGTTTGATTTCGTACCTTTCAATGATATAGATGCCCTGGCCAATAAAATAGATGATTCAACATGTGCTGTGCTTCTTGAGCCTATTCAGGGAGAAGGTGGAGTGCGTTGCCCTGCGCCGGATTATTTAAAGAAGGTAAGAGATCTTTGTGATAAAACAGGCTCTCTTCTTATTTTTGATGAAATACAAACAGGAATAGGGCGAACCGGAAAACTTTTTGCTTATCAGCATTTTGGGGTTGAGCCGGATATAATGACCCTGGCCAAAGCTCTTGGAAACGGCCTTCCAATAGGAGCAATGCTTGCAAAAGACTTTGTTGCTTCAGCCTTTGTGCATGGCTCACACGCTTCTACTTTTGGAGGTACCCCTGTTGTGACATCTGCTGCACTTGAAGTATTAAAAGTTATTTTTGAAGAAAAAATATTAGAGCATTGTGAAAGAATCGGTGCTTATTTTATGGAAAGGCTTAAGTGGCTTAAAGGCAGGCATAATTCTATTAAAGAGTTGAGGGGGATGGGACTTATGCTTGCTGTCGAACTTGATGCTGAAGGTGAAAAGGTGGTTAATGAATGCCGGGAAAGAGGGTTTCTTGTAAACTGTATACAGGATAAAATCATCCGTTTTATTCCGCCTCTTGTTATAAGCAAAGAAGAAATTGATGCTCTCATTTTATGTCTTGATGATATATTGTAA
- the hslU gene encoding ATP-dependent protease ATPase subunit HslU, whose translation MENLKPSEIVKELDKYIIGQHKAKKSVAIALRNRWRRQQVPDELRDEIAPKNIILIGPTGVGKTEIARRLSKLTDSPFNKVEASKFTEVGYVGRDVESMVRDLLELTVTMVKSKEQEDVKEKAMVLAEERMLDVLLPKSNRQEVDKTNESTEAGLEPVIAESPDASTTRNKLRDMLRKGKLDDRIIDLDISERQMPVVEVFSNLGMEEMGINFKDMLGGMMPKSTKKRKIKVSEAMEVLTLEESQRLVDMDKVVKNAILKVEQSGIIFIDEIDKIAGKNGGSGPDVSREGVQRDLLPIVEGSVVMTKYGAVKTDHILFIASGAFHAVKPSDLIPELQGRFPIRVELDALGQKEFVRILKEPKNALLIQYIAMLKTEGVNIIFESEAIEEIARIAEEVNNHTENIGARRLHTIMECLLEDILFEAPDMPGGDITIDAKAVLSKLKDIKDDEDLSRYIL comes from the coding sequence ATGGAAAATTTAAAACCATCGGAAATAGTAAAAGAACTTGATAAATATATAATCGGCCAGCATAAGGCTAAAAAATCGGTAGCAATAGCATTAAGAAACCGCTGGCGCAGACAGCAGGTGCCTGATGAGCTTCGCGATGAGATTGCGCCTAAAAATATCATACTTATAGGTCCTACCGGTGTAGGTAAAACGGAGATTGCCAGAAGATTGTCAAAGCTTACGGATTCACCTTTTAACAAAGTTGAAGCATCCAAGTTTACCGAAGTTGGATATGTAGGGCGAGATGTTGAATCTATGGTAAGGGATCTTCTTGAATTAACCGTAACCATGGTAAAATCAAAGGAACAGGAAGATGTAAAAGAGAAAGCTATGGTTCTTGCGGAAGAAAGAATGCTTGATGTCCTGCTTCCAAAATCAAACCGTCAGGAAGTTGATAAAACCAATGAATCAACTGAAGCCGGATTGGAACCTGTTATTGCTGAAAGCCCGGATGCATCCACAACAAGAAATAAACTCCGTGACATGCTCCGCAAGGGAAAGCTTGATGACCGCATTATAGATCTTGATATTTCAGAAAGACAAATGCCTGTGGTAGAGGTGTTCTCCAATTTAGGCATGGAAGAGATGGGTATCAATTTTAAGGATATGCTTGGCGGCATGATGCCTAAATCAACAAAGAAACGTAAAATAAAAGTATCCGAAGCTATGGAAGTATTGACATTGGAAGAATCCCAGCGGCTTGTGGATATGGATAAAGTTGTAAAAAATGCGATTTTAAAGGTTGAGCAGTCAGGAATTATATTTATCGATGAAATTGATAAAATAGCCGGGAAAAACGGCGGATCAGGGCCTGATGTCTCCAGGGAAGGGGTACAGAGAGACCTTCTTCCGATAGTTGAAGGTAGTGTGGTTATGACAAAATATGGTGCTGTCAAGACCGATCATATTCTTTTCATCGCATCCGGCGCATTTCATGCGGTTAAGCCTTCAGATCTTATACCCGAACTTCAGGGGCGTTTCCCTATACGTGTTGAGCTTGATGCGCTTGGCCAGAAAGAGTTCGTAAGGATTTTAAAAGAGCCCAAAAATGCTTTACTTATCCAATATATTGCGATGCTTAAAACAGAAGGGGTTAATATCATTTTTGAGTCTGAAGCAATTGAGGAAATTGCAAGAATTGCCGAAGAGGTTAACAATCATACTGAAAATATAGGAGCAAGAAGGCTTCATACTATTATGGAATGCTTGCTTGAAGATATTCTTTTTGAGGCTCCGGATATGCCTGGTGGGGATATTACAATTGATGCGAAAGCAGTTTTAAGTAAATTAAAGGATATTAAGGATGATGAGGATCTGAGCAGGTATATTCTTTAG
- a CDS encoding tyrosine recombinase XerC has product MNKHPIDSIISSFIETLASEKGYSHNTCRAYANDLDEFASFAAKKSGLNSDEESERKIFMVEDADHLLIRAFLGYLHKKDKKSSIVRKLSALRSFFKHLVRHNIISNNPVELISTPKQDKNIPAYLTVDEMFHLLDSIKTDTVSGLRNRAIFETMYSSGIRVSELAGLNVSSIDFGAGLIKVFGKGDKERIVPIGSKAMDAIKLYREKLGKDKKISDENNPLFLNKNKGRLTTRSIARILEKFVKEFSISVPVSPHALRHSFATHMLDAGADLRVVQELLGHKSLSTTQRYTHVGIGRLMETYDKAHPRK; this is encoded by the coding sequence ATGAACAAACATCCGATTGATAGTATCATAAGTTCATTTATTGAAACTCTTGCTTCTGAAAAAGGATATTCCCATAATACCTGCCGTGCTTATGCAAATGATCTTGATGAGTTTGCATCCTTTGCTGCTAAAAAATCAGGGCTAAACAGCGATGAAGAGTCTGAGAGAAAAATATTTATGGTAGAAGATGCTGATCACTTGTTGATCAGAGCATTTCTTGGTTATTTGCACAAGAAGGATAAAAAAAGTTCTATTGTCAGAAAGCTTTCCGCTCTCAGGTCATTTTTTAAGCATCTCGTAAGGCATAACATTATATCAAATAATCCTGTTGAATTGATATCAACGCCTAAACAGGATAAAAATATTCCGGCTTATCTTACTGTTGACGAAATGTTTCATCTGCTTGATTCAATAAAAACCGATACGGTTTCCGGCTTAAGAAACCGTGCCATTTTTGAGACTATGTATTCTTCCGGTATAAGAGTGTCAGAGCTTGCAGGTCTTAATGTTTCAAGTATTGATTTTGGGGCCGGTTTAATAAAGGTATTTGGAAAGGGTGACAAAGAAAGGATTGTACCTATAGGCAGTAAGGCTATGGATGCAATAAAGTTATACAGGGAGAAGCTGGGAAAAGACAAAAAAATATCAGATGAGAACAATCCGCTTTTTTTAAATAAGAATAAAGGGCGTCTTACTACAAGATCTATTGCCAGAATACTTGAAAAATTTGTAAAAGAATTTAGTATTTCAGTGCCTGTTTCGCCTCATGCGTTAAGGCATTCTTTTGCCACACACATGCTGGATGCCGGTGCAGACCTAAGGGTTGTTCAGGAATTATTGGGACATAAAAGCCTTTCAACTACGCAAAGATATACGCATGTTGGCATAGGCAGGCTTATGGAGACATATGACAAGGCTCATCCAAGAAAATAA
- the argH gene encoding argininosuccinate lyase codes for MSAKPWDGRFSQKTDKIVEAFTSSIDVDKRLYSHDIQGSIAHCRMLVKASIITDKEALSIIKGLEKIKKEIESGKFKYDDSLEDIHMHIETRLAKDIGKVALKLHTARSRNDQVALDVRMYLRDEVRKIISSLIGLRKVIVELCEKNPGVIMPGYTHLQKAQPVLLSHHLMAYYEMFLRDTERMKDCLKRINVMPLGSAALAGTTYPIDRNYTAKLLDFPKVTANSMDSVSDRDFIIEFISSAAICMVHFSRMSEDFIIWSSYEFGFIELPDAFATGSSIMPQKKNPDICELARGKSGRVFGDLIAMLTIMKSLPLSYNRDMQEDKIAMFDAVDTLKACIEVYTRMLPNLKINKDIMLKACALGYLNATDMADYLVTKKMPFREAHSCAGKAVAFALKNGKELNELSLNEIKTFSHLFAKDVYDLLTPASMINRRTSYGGTAPRNVIAAVKKAKKDIAKEKDI; via the coding sequence ATGTCAGCTAAACCATGGGATGGCAGATTCTCTCAGAAAACAGATAAGATTGTGGAAGCATTTACATCTTCTATAGATGTGGATAAAAGGCTTTATTCACATGATATACAAGGTAGTATTGCTCATTGCCGTATGCTTGTAAAAGCCTCCATAATAACGGATAAGGAAGCTTTAAGTATAATTAAAGGCCTGGAGAAAATAAAAAAAGAGATTGAAAGCGGCAAGTTCAAGTATGATGACAGCCTTGAAGATATTCATATGCATATTGAAACAAGGCTTGCAAAAGATATAGGAAAAGTTGCTTTAAAACTTCATACCGCAAGAAGCAGAAATGATCAGGTTGCTCTGGATGTAAGGATGTATCTAAGGGATGAAGTCCGAAAGATTATAAGCAGCCTTATTGGGTTACGAAAAGTTATTGTTGAGCTTTGCGAAAAAAACCCAGGTGTGATTATGCCAGGATACACGCATCTGCAAAAGGCTCAGCCGGTACTTCTTTCCCACCACCTTATGGCATACTATGAGATGTTTTTGCGCGATACCGAAAGAATGAAAGACTGTTTGAAGCGAATAAACGTTATGCCCCTGGGAAGTGCCGCTTTAGCAGGAACAACCTATCCGATTGACAGGAATTATACGGCAAAGCTTCTTGATTTTCCAAAAGTAACTGCAAACAGCATGGATTCTGTTTCAGACAGGGATTTTATAATTGAATTTATATCATCGGCTGCAATTTGCATGGTTCATTTCAGCAGGATGTCCGAAGACTTTATAATCTGGTCATCATATGAATTCGGTTTTATTGAACTCCCGGATGCTTTTGCGACAGGAAGCTCAATAATGCCGCAAAAGAAAAATCCGGATATTTGTGAACTGGCAAGGGGTAAATCAGGACGTGTATTTGGAGATCTTATTGCCATGCTCACCATCATGAAATCTTTGCCTCTATCCTACAACAGGGATATGCAGGAAGATAAGATCGCAATGTTTGATGCAGTTGATACTTTAAAGGCATGTATAGAAGTTTATACGAGGATGCTTCCTAATCTGAAAATAAATAAAGATATTATGCTTAAAGCTTGTGCTTTGGGATATTTAAATGCAACTGATATGGCCGATTACCTTGTTACAAAAAAAATGCCATTCAGAGAAGCTCATTCCTGTGCAGGAAAGGCGGTTGCTTTTGCTTTAAAAAATGGGAAAGAACTTAATGAGCTTTCTCTTAATGAAATAAAAACTTTTTCTCATCTTTTTGCTAAAGATGTTTATGATCTATTAACACCTGCCAGCATGATAAACCGCAGAACTTCATATGGTGGGACAGCGCCCCGCAATGTTATTGCCGCAGTTAAGAAAGCAAAAAAAGATATTGCGAAAGAAAAAGATATATAA
- the argB gene encoding acetylglutamate kinase encodes MNPNVADILIEALPYIRRFYGMTIVIKYGGHAMVDEQLKEDFARDIVLMKFVGLNPVIVHGGGPQINQVLSQMGIKSTFVRGMRLTDQPTMDVVEMVLGGKVNKAIVAQINQHGGKAVGLSGKDGGLILAKKLHIVFKKDDYTPPEIIDTGLVGEVTNIKPDIITTLTDKGFIPVIAPVGAGVSGETYNINADLVAASIAMALSAGRLILLTDVDGVLDASGDLISSIDSATAKTMMDNESISGGMIPKIECSLEAVKNGVEKVHIINGKKRHSLLLELFTDKGIGTEVRK; translated from the coding sequence ATGAATCCAAATGTTGCGGATATATTAATTGAAGCGCTGCCTTATATCAGGCGTTTTTACGGCATGACTATAGTAATAAAGTATGGCGGTCATGCAATGGTTGATGAACAATTAAAAGAAGATTTTGCCCGCGATATCGTACTAATGAAATTTGTCGGGCTTAATCCTGTAATTGTTCACGGGGGCGGTCCGCAAATAAACCAGGTGCTTTCCCAGATGGGGATAAAATCGACTTTTGTAAGAGGTATGCGCCTTACAGATCAACCCACAATGGATGTTGTTGAGATGGTTCTTGGCGGAAAAGTCAATAAAGCCATTGTTGCGCAGATAAATCAACATGGCGGAAAGGCAGTTGGCTTAAGCGGAAAAGATGGGGGTTTGATATTAGCTAAAAAACTTCATATAGTATTTAAGAAAGATGACTATACACCTCCGGAAATAATTGATACAGGGCTTGTAGGCGAGGTAACAAATATCAAGCCGGATATAATTACTACTCTTACCGACAAAGGGTTTATACCGGTTATTGCTCCTGTGGGTGCAGGTGTGTCAGGTGAAACTTATAATATAAATGCTGACCTTGTAGCAGCAAGTATAGCAATGGCACTTTCTGCAGGTCGCCTTATATTGCTTACCGATGTAGATGGAGTCCTTGATGCTTCGGGGGATCTGATTTCCTCGATTGATTCTGCTACTGCTAAGACTATGATGGATAATGAAAGCATTTCAGGGGGAATGATTCCAAAAATAGAATGCTCGTTGGAAGCGGTAAAAAACGGAGTTGAGAAAGTTCATATTATAAACGGTAAAAAACGGCATTCTTTACTGCTTGAATTGTTTACGGATAAAGGAATAGGCACGGAAGTAAGGAAATAG